A stretch of DNA from Pontiella agarivorans:
ATCTTTGATAATGGACGGCTGGATGCCTTCTGTCGGTTCATCGAGAATCAGCACCTTCGGTTCGGAAACGAGCGCCCGCGCAATTGCGAGCTGCTGCTGCTGCCCGCCGGACAAATTGCCGCCTTTGCGTTTGCGCATATCATACAGCACATTAAACATGCTGTAGGCATCGCGCATCAGATCGGCCTTATTCGGTGAGCGCGGATTGAGCCCCGACAAGATATTTTCTTCAACTGTCAGCTTGGAGAATATCTGGCGCCCCTGCGGCACATAGGCGATCCCGGCCCCGACCCGCTTACAGCTGTCCCAGTCCTGCACTTCAGTTCCGTCGATCGTGACGCTGCCGGATTTCGGCTGAATGACACCGATGATGCTTTTCATCAGCGTGGATTTGCCCATCCCGTTTTTACCCATAATGGCGGTAACCTGCCGGGGCTGCGCCTCGAAGGAGATGTCGTGCACCACTTCGCTTTGTCCGTAGGCCACATGTAGATTTTTGATTGAGAGCATGATCTTATTCCTTTCTCATCTGAAGTTCTGCAACCGCAGGCTAGTGGCCCAGGTAGACTTCAATGACCTTTTCGTTGGATTCAATGTCGTCCATCGTGCCCTCTGCCAGCAGCTTGCCCTGATGCAGCACGGTGACGCGGTGAGCGATGTCGCGGGTGAACTTCATATCGTGTTCGATCACCAGCACGGAACGGTCCTTGCATATTCTTCCCAGCAGATCCGCGGTCTTGTTCCGTTCGTCCACGCTCATACCGGCAACGGGTTCATCGAGCATCAACAGGAGCGGATCGGACATGAGCAGCATGCCGATTTCGAGCCACTGTTTCTGGCCGTGACTGAGCAGGTCGCCCTGCACGTCGAGCCAGTCTTCCAGATAGATCATCTTGGCAACTTCTTCGATACGGTTTTCCAGCTTTTCATCGCTCTGGAAGGCGAGCGCCCCCCAGACCCCGCGGCCGCGGGGATAGGACACCTCCAGATTTTCATAAACCGAGAGGGCCGGATAGATCGAGGGGGTCTGGAACTTGCGGCCGACGCCTTTTTGAACAATGTGCTGTTCCGCCATGGTGGTCAGTTCATGTTTTCCGAACTGAATGGAACCCTCGGTCGGTTTTGTTTTACCGCAGATCAGGTCCAGCAGCGTGGTCTTGCCCGCCCCGTTAGGTCCAATGATCACATGGACTTCACCCAGTTCCAAATAAAGCGATACGTCGTCAACCGCTTTAAATCCGTCAAATGACACCGTCAGGTTTTCGATGGATAATACATATTCTTTTAAACTCATGACTGCTCCTTAGAAAGGGTCAAACGGGGGCTGATTTTTGCGAGCAACACGTCGATTCGGGTGTATTTTTTGATGAAGTTCCATAAGCGGGATCCGTACTGTTCGACCAGTCCGGCCAGCCCGTCGGAGCAGACGACCGTGGTCAGAATGAAGATACCGCCCATGATAAACATCCACAGCTCGG
This window harbors:
- the urtE gene encoding urea ABC transporter ATP-binding subunit UrtE gives rise to the protein MLSIKNLHVAYGQSEVVHDISFEAQPRQVTAIMGKNGMGKSTLMKSIIGVIQPKSGSVTIDGTEVQDWDSCKRVGAGIAYVPQGRQIFSKLTVEENILSGLNPRSPNKADLMRDAYSMFNVLYDMRKRKGGNLSGGQQQQLAIARALVSEPKVLILDEPTEGIQPSIIKDIARLLNQIKLAKNLSIIVTEQVLSFTIDIADHMYVIESGRFIHSDDKGSINEEKIKGYLSV
- the urtD gene encoding urea ABC transporter ATP-binding protein UrtD, translating into MSLKEYVLSIENLTVSFDGFKAVDDVSLYLELGEVHVIIGPNGAGKTTLLDLICGKTKPTEGSIQFGKHELTTMAEQHIVQKGVGRKFQTPSIYPALSVYENLEVSYPRGRGVWGALAFQSDEKLENRIEEVAKMIYLEDWLDVQGDLLSHGQKQWLEIGMLLMSDPLLLMLDEPVAGMSVDERNKTADLLGRICKDRSVLVIEHDMKFTRDIAHRVTVLHQGKLLAEGTMDDIESNEKVIEVYLGH